One genomic window of Procambarus clarkii isolate CNS0578487 chromosome 43, FALCON_Pclarkii_2.0, whole genome shotgun sequence includes the following:
- the mRpL14 gene encoding large ribosomal subunit protein uL14m: MGVEIKMNVKPYVQLIMRCSREARLHTCASLQQIQKLTRLRVVDNSELGKSAMMEGRPPKCIHIYSKKQFGYTGDKVLVAIKGQKKQAILTGCHQNQEPLMPKFDSNNIVLIDENGAPLGTRILVPIPTMLRKKLKDMSRPKGADYTKILAIATRFV; this comes from the exons ATGGGTGTTGAG ATTAAGATGAATGTTAAGCCATATGTGCAGTTAATTATGAGGTGCAGTAGGGAGGCCAGACTTCATACTTGTGCATCACTGCAACAAATCCAAAAGCTAACACGGTTGCGGGTGGTCGACAACTCTGAATTAGGCAAGTCAGCGATGATGGAAGGAAGACCCCCAAAATGCATTCATATCTATAGCAAGAAACAATTTGGTTATACAG GTGACAAGGTGTTGGTTGCCATCAAAGGTCAGAAGAAGCAAGCTATACTCACTGGTTGCCATCAAAATCAAGAGCCACTCATGCCTAAGTTTGACAGTAATAATATTGTTTTGATTGATGAAAATGGGGCTCCACTTGGCACCAGGATTCTTGTTCCCATTCCCACGATGCTTCGCAAAAAACTAAAAGATATGTCGCGACCAAAAGGAGCTGACTATACAAAAATTTTGGCAATTGCCACTAGGTTTGTGTAA